GGCTTCATGGCACGACTCACGAAATCTACATGGAAATTGGCAACTGCACGTTCAACACGTTTATGTTTATTGTTGGAGACCACAACCACTGGAATGTCAGCCTCTGTCATCTCATCTAACCAAGCTCGTAGCTCAGGAGTCCCATCAGGGTTGTTCCAAGCAATCAAGGTATTGTCCAAATCGACCAAGACGGTACGAATACCGTGTTCACGTAGCTGGTCAGGTTTCAAATCATAAACAGCCTCCACCATAAACTGGGGCCTATAATCGTCTATACTCATTTTCTCTCCAAAGTGTTAGTTTACTTCTTATTTTACCATAATTTTAAGGTTTATGTGTGGAACTTAAGTCCTATTTTTTAAGAACAACCTTTACAGAACAATAAAGAAAAGAACCAAAATCACTCAGGCTCCATTCTTATCTCTGAATTTTTTCTTTTGTTAGGGCAACTAAATTCTTAAGCGATATGATGATGACAGCAAGAACAATTAAAATCATTCCAACCACATCAATGGCAAAGAAGCGGTCACCCATAATTAATACGGTCAAAATGACCGATGTTACGGGTTCCACCGAGGCTAAAAGACTCCCTTTGACAGCTCCAACCATGGCCGTCCCCTTAAGGAAAATGGTGTAAGCAAAGAGTGTCCCAATGAAGACCAAACCAAAAAGCGCTAAGAGATTTCCACCGGTCAAAGGAAGCTTATACTTCCAAGCTTGGATAGCAATCGGAAAGACCAAACCACCAAGTAACATGCCTAGGCCAATAACAATCAGACTGCCCCATTTTTCAATGGCCTTAGCAGGCAGTAAGATATAAAGTGCATAGGTCACTGCCTAAAAGAGGCCCCAGAACAAGCCGATAGGCGTAATGGCCAGCTCTGTCACCTGACCATGCGTTGCGATAATAAATGTTCCCGCAATAGCCATGATAATCGCTACCAACTCTGAAACCATTGGAAATCTACGGTTCTTAGCACACACAAAAGTCAGAATGAGTACTGGCGTGACATACTGCAAGACCGTCGCAGTCCCTGCATTGGTATGCTGAATGGCACTAAGATAGGCATACTGATTCAAGACCAAACCAAAGAGTGCAAATAAGGCGATACTTACTAAGGTTTTCTTATCTTTAAGTGCTGAAACTAATTTTTCTGACTGCCTAAAAAAGACCGAAGCTGTCAGCAAAATCCCAGCTAGAATTAAACGTAAACTCGTTAAAAGATTAACATTAACCCCATGAGCCATCAGGTATTGACCCGAAACTCCTGAAAATCCCCAAGCAATTCCAGCAACCAAGACCATCAGACTCCCTTTTAATTGTTTAGACATGTGTTTTCCTCGATTATGATAATGCCTATTTATTATAACACAGGGAGTCGTAAATCAGTAGATAACTTCAGAAAAAATATACTCTTTTTCTTGAGGAATTTTCAAGCCACCAACCTATAATCCAGCCAAGAACTAAAAGATAATTTTCAAGTGCACCAATAGCGTTGACTGAGTGACGGTATTGAAGATAGCTAAGGAAATGATTAGTCCCAATCCCAAGACCTCCAATAATCAAAGCCATTAGAACAGCTCTCATATAAAACCAATCGTACTTGAGATTAACAGTAATCAGGATGACAAGAACTGTTACATTCCAAATACCAATCTCCCTCTGCCATCCGACAGAAATGCCGTAACCCGAATGACTTCCCATATAAGTTGGGAAGAATAGCTGAAAAATAATAGCACCAGTCATGGCGAGTATGACGAGGATAAAAAGGACTCTTAAGAATTTGTTCATGGGGTAACTCCTAAAATCTATTTATAATAAACTTCTTGACTAGTCTAACACAAATATTGCAAATAAAGAACCAACCTTTCGGCTGGTTCTTTATTTATCAATCTTCTTTCAACTTAGCCAATTCTTGGGCAAGTAACTTGAGGGCTACTTGTGGGTTTGCTTGGCCTTTAGTTGCTTTCATGAGGAAGCCTGTGAAGGCCTTGTCAGCATTACGTTTACCTGACTTGAAGTCGGCTATGGCTGCTTCATTATCTGCAAAGACTTGGTGGATGATTGGAATCAAGACTTCAGGATCTGAAATCTGTACCAATCCAGCTTTTTCGACGTATTCACGCGCACCGCCACCGTTTTTCGCCAAATGAACGAATACTTTCTTGGCAATCTTAGATGAGATGGTGCCATCTTCGATGATAGCAATCATTTCTACCAAGTTTTCGGGTGTCAATTGGATTTCTTCAAGCGTTTTGCCTTCTGCGTTCAAGAACTGAGCGACTTCACCTTGAAGCCAGTTAGAGACTTGTTTGGCGTCTCCACCAAGGGCTACGGCTGCTTCAAAGAAGTCAGAAGTAACCTTCGTAGCTGTCAATTGGTTGGCATCATAGTCAGACAAACCAAGCTCTGCCACATAGCGAGCACGGCGGTCTTTTGGAAATTCTGGTAACTCCGTACGCATTTCCTCAATCCACTCATCTGAGATTTCAAACAATGGAAGGTCTGGTTCTGGGAAGTAACGGTAATCTGCTGCTCCTTCTTTGACACGCATAAGGATTGTGCTCTTGCTGGCTTCATCATAACGGCGTGTTTCTTGACGAATGACACCACCTGAGCGCAAGATTTTCGCTTGACGTTGCACTTCGTATTCAAGACCTTTGCGGACATTCGAGAAGGAGTTCAAGTTTTTCAACTCCGTCTTGGTACCAAATTCCTCTTGACCATATGGACGAAGGGAAATATTGGCATCCACACGCATAGATCCTTCTTCCATCTTGACATCAGAAATGCCTGTGTATTGGATGACTTCTTTGAGAGCTGTCAAATAAGCGTAGGCTTCTTCAGGAGAACGCATATCGGCTTCAGATACAATCTCGATCAATGGCACCCCTTGACGGTTAAGGTCAACATAAGAGAAACCGTCTGTTCCATGCGTGTTCTTACCGGCATCTTCTTCCAAGTGAGCCCGTTCAATCCTGATTTTCTTAGTTGTTCCGTCTTCCAATTGCACTTCAATCCAACCGTTATAACCGATTGGCTCGTCAAATTGCGAAATTTGGTAGGCTTTTGGATTATCAGGATAGAAGTAGTTCTTACGGTCAAAGTGCATGTGCTGGTGGATATCCATATTCAGCGCCAAAGCGGCCTTGATTCCAGCGTCCACAACACCCTTGTTCAAGACAGGAAGTACCCCTGGGAAAGACCAGTCGATTACATTAGTATTGGTATTTTGCTCGTTCCCAAAGTGAGCAGAGGTTGGTGAGAAAATTTTTGAGTTTGTATTCAATTCAACGTGGACTTCAAGTCCGATGACTGTTTCAAAGTTCATTAATTGTCACCTCCAAAAATCACGGGTTGTTGCTTATGGTAATCCGTTGTAGCTTCAAAAGCAGCTGCGGCTTGATAGATGGTCTCTTCAGAATACTTAGGACCAATCAACTGCAAACCAACTGGAAGACCTTGCGCAAAACCTGCAGGAATCGAAATCCCTGGAAGACCTGCCAAGTTAACTGGAGTGGTCAACAAGTCCGCCAAGTACATGGCAACAGGATCATGATTGAGCGTATCCAAATCGAAAGCTACGCTTGGAGCTGTAGGACCAAGGATGAGATCGTAATCCGCAAAGACTTTTTCGAAGTCTTGGATGATGAGGGTACGAACTTGACCAGCTTTCTTGTAGTAAGCATCGTAGTAACCAGATGACAAACTAAAGGTACCCAGCATGATACGACGTTTGACTTCATCACCAAAGCCTTGGCTACGAGTGTTTACGTAGATGTCATCCAAGTTCTTGGCATCTTCCGCACGGAAACCATAGCGAATGCCATCGAAACGTTGCAAGTTTGAAGAGGCTTCAGATGAAGCAATGATGTAGTAGACAGCAACCCCGTATTTAGAATGAGGCAGGCTGACTTCCTCGACTGTTGCTCCCAATTTTTCAAAGTGCTTAGCCGCATCGAGGATGGTTTCTTTAACTTCTGGGTCAATCCCTTCCCCAAGGTATTCCTTAGGAAGAGCAATCTTCATGCCTTTGATGTCTTGACCAATCTTAGAAGTAAAATCGGCTATGCGGACTGGCGCAGATGTTGAATCCTTAGCATCTTCACTGGCAATAACATTGAGCAATTGGGCATTTTCCTTAACAGTTTGTGAGAACGTACCAATCTGGTCAAGTGAGCTACCAAAAGCAATGAGACCGAAACGAGAAACCGTTCCGTAAGTTGGCTTAAGGCCAACAATCCCGTTAAAGGCAGCCGGTTGGCGGATAGAGCCACCTGTATCTGAACCAAGAGACAAACGGACTTGACCTGAAGCTACAGCTGCTGCCGAACCACTAGATGACCCACCAGGAACCTTGCTGTGATCCCAAGCATTCTTGGTTGATCCATAGTAAGAAGTCTCACCAGATCCACCCATGGCAAATTCATCCATGTTAGTTTTCCCGATGACAATCATATCTTTAGCTTTGGCATTAGCAACCGCTGTCGCATCAAAAATAGGCTCGTAGTTATAGAGCATTTTTGAGGCCGCAGTCGTCAAAATGCCGTCAGTAGAGATATTGTCTTTGACAGCGAATGGAATCCCTGACAGGAGGTTGTCAGCATCGATTCCTTTTTCGTCAATGGCCTTAGCTTGTGCAAGGGCAGCTTCTTCTGCTACTGTCACAAAGGCATTGACTGCTTCTTCACGCGCCTTGATATCGTCAATGGTCGCTTGTGTCAATTCGGTTGCTGAAATTTCCTTAGAGACAAGGAGATTGTGCAACTCTTCAATGGTTTTATTGTTGAATGACATTAGGCATCTCCTCCATCTTCTAGGATAGCTGGTACTTTGATATAGTAATTGTCTTTTTCAGGTACATTTTTAAACAAACGGTCACGGTCAGTCCCTTTTTCAGCAACATCCGGACGCAGTACAGTCTTGCGGTCCGCCATGGTCGTTGTTGGGGCAACACCAGTTGTGTCCACTTCTTCCAACAATTCCACCATATCAACAATCTTCGATAAGGTTGTCGCAAACTCAGCTGTCTCTTCTGGAGAGAATTTCAATTTTGAAAGATTGGCAACGTGGGTTACCTCTTCTTGCGTAATTTTCATCTTGCTTCCTTTCGTGAAATGATGATTTTTCAATACCCTCTATTTTACCATAATTTAGCCTAATTTGCTGGGAGGATAAAAAAACTGTAGCAACTTTTTTGTCACTACAGTTTACCAATATACAGCTTTTTCAAAACAGTTATCGTATGGGTATCAAGAGCTTTCTCCAGGCTTCTAACATTTCTGGTTCAAATAATGTTTTGCCAGGTCGTATGAGGATTGGTACATAGACTCAAGATCACTTTCTAAGGCAAATAAAATCTTATCGGCCATCTGAGAAACAAGTAAATCCTCATCCATAGTCTCGCTATAAGGGACCAGATACCCATTCTCAGCATCTTTGATGAAGATTTTGCTCTTTTTGATGGGCAAGAGCAACAGCTCTAATGCCAAATCCGTTTAAATCTACTTCAAAAAGTGGTAACAAATCCTGCGTGAAAATCATATCACAGTCTAAATATAAAACGCGATTTTCTTGAACAAACTCAGGAATCACATAACGGAAAAAAAGTCGTATAATGAATATACGTACTCGGAAGCGAAAATTGTTTAAAGCTTTCTGCAGACATACGGCAATTGAGAATTTCCGAATCAATAGCAGCCAAACGACTATTCATAAGGGAAAACTAATCTGTCGGTAAATTCTCATTTAGCACATAAATTTTCCACTACCCTTGGTGTGCACGTAAAGACTAAAGATCCAGCTCTAACTTTTCCATATAGAGATGGCTCTGCTATAAATACAACTGATTTTTTACCCAAATTTTCTCCATCTCAAACTTTAATAAGAATATCATTTTTAGAAAACATTACAATTTCTACCCCTTACAAAAAAGCCAGTCCAAAGGCTGACTTCAATCGGAGATCAATTTTCTTTCAGTGCTTGCTAGATTCGTAAAATTGAACCCAGACTAGCACACAGCTCAAATCCACTATTCTACAGAGGCACCGTTACTTGCGATAACTTCTTTGTACCAGTTAAATGATTTTTTCTTAGAGCTTTTAAGGCTACCCTTACCATCATTGTCGCGGTCTATATAGATGAAACCATAACGTTTTTTCATTTCACCAGTTCCGGCAGAAACAAGATCGATACAACCCCAGGTTGTGTATCCCCAAAGTTCTACACCATCTTCATTGATGGCATCCCTCATGGTATTAATGTGGGCTGCCAAGTAGTCAATACGATAATCGTCTTCAACATAACCATTTTCATCTGGTGTATCCACAGCACCAATCCCATTCTCAACGATAAACATCGGTTTCTGGTAACGATCCCAAATAGCATTGAGGGTAATACGAAGGCCTAGTGGGTCAATTTCCCAACCCCACTCTGAAGATTCTAAATATGGATTTTTAATAGGGGCAAAGATATTGCCGGCAGTCTTTTCATTAACTTCTGGATCACCTGAAGCCACACGACTTGAATAATAAGAGAAGAAAATGAAATCAACAGTATGCTCTTTGAGAAGCTCCAAATCTTCTTCAGTCATCTCAAGCTTAATACCATCACGCTCCCACTGCTTTTTAGCATAATTTGGATACTCTCCACGATCCTGGACATCAATGAAGAAATAGTTACTACGATCTTCTTGCATGGCTGCCCAGTAGTCACGTGGGTGGGCTGTATTTGGATAATACTGACCGGCTGCCAACATACAACCAACCTTATTTTCAGGATCAATCTCGTGAGCCAACTTAGTCGCCATAGCTGAAGCTACCAAATCTTGGTGAGCTGCTTGGTATTTAACCTGCTCCTCATTCTCACCCTCTTCAAAACAGATCCCTGCTCCCATAAATGGTGCATGGAGAATCATGTTAATTTCGTTAAAAGTGAGCCAGTACTTAACCAAACCTTTATAACGTGTGAAAAGGGTACGGCAAAGATTTTCATAGAAACCAAGAATCTTACGATTACGCCATCCACCATACTCTGTAATCAAGTGCATTGGACAATCAAAGTGCGTAATAGTTACTAAGGGTTCGATGCCATGTTTGTGACATTCCTTGAATAGGTCCTCGTAAAAAGCTAGCCCAACTTCATTTGGCTCAGCCTCATCACCCTTAGGAAAAATACGAGACCAAGCAATAGAAAGTCGATAAGTCTTAAAGCCCATTTCACCAAAGAGAGCAGTATTTTCCTTGTAACGGTGGTACATATCAATGCTTTCCTTAGCAGGATAAGAATAACCATCCTCAAAATCAAACATCTTGCGACGTCCAGTAATAATCGAAAGGCGATCCTCACCAATCGGTACCACATCAACATTGGCTAACCCACGCCCATCAGCATCATAGGCACCTTCACATTGGTTGGCTGCTGTAGCACCACCCCCACAAAAAATCCGTCAGGAAACGTTAATTTTTTAGTCATTATTCTACCTCTTATATATTTCGACTTAATATAGTAATAGTATACAATAGCCTGTAATCCTTTTCTTATAGTAAACTACGGAAAACT
This region of Streptococcus thermophilus genomic DNA includes:
- a CDS encoding YqeG family HAD IIIA-type phosphatase, whose product is MSIDDYRPQFMVEAVYDLKPDQLREHGIRTVLVDLDNTLIAWNNPDGTPELRAWLDEMTEADIPVVVVSNNKHKRVERAVANFHVDFVSRAMKPFTKGINEAIERYHFNREEVVMVGDQLMTDIRASHRAGIRSILVKPLVKSDSWVTKFNRWRERRMWKKIEKAYGPMTFNKGI
- the gatB gene encoding Asp-tRNA(Asn)/Glu-tRNA(Gln) amidotransferase subunit GatB yields the protein MNFETVIGLEVHVELNTNSKIFSPTSAHFGNEQNTNTNVIDWSFPGVLPVLNKGVVDAGIKAALALNMDIHQHMHFDRKNYFYPDNPKAYQISQFDEPIGYNGWIEVQLEDGTTKKIRIERAHLEEDAGKNTHGTDGFSYVDLNRQGVPLIEIVSEADMRSPEEAYAYLTALKEVIQYTGISDVKMEEGSMRVDANISLRPYGQEEFGTKTELKNLNSFSNVRKGLEYEVQRQAKILRSGGVIRQETRRYDEASKSTILMRVKEGAADYRYFPEPDLPLFEISDEWIEEMRTELPEFPKDRRARYVAELGLSDYDANQLTATKVTSDFFEAAVALGGDAKQVSNWLQGEVAQFLNAEGKTLEEIQLTPENLVEMIAIIEDGTISSKIAKKVFVHLAKNGGGAREYVEKAGLVQISDPEVLIPIIHQVFADNEAAIADFKSGKRNADKAFTGFLMKATKGQANPQVALKLLAQELAKLKED
- the gatA gene encoding Asp-tRNA(Asn)/Glu-tRNA(Gln) amidotransferase subunit GatA, producing MSFNNKTIEELHNLLVSKEISATELTQATIDDIKAREEAVNAFVTVAEEAALAQAKAIDEKGIDADNLLSGIPFAVKDNISTDGILTTAASKMLYNYEPIFDATAVANAKAKDMIVIGKTNMDEFAMGGSGETSYYGSTKNAWDHSKVPGGSSSGSAAAVASGQVRLSLGSDTGGSIRQPAAFNGIVGLKPTYGTVSRFGLIAFGSSLDQIGTFSQTVKENAQLLNVIASEDAKDSTSAPVRIADFTSKIGQDIKGMKIALPKEYLGEGIDPEVKETILDAAKHFEKLGATVEEVSLPHSKYGVAVYYIIASSEASSNLQRFDGIRYGFRAEDAKNLDDIYVNTRSQGFGDEVKRRIMLGTFSLSSGYYDAYYKKAGQVRTLIIQDFEKVFADYDLILGPTAPSVAFDLDTLNHDPVAMYLADLLTTPVNLAGLPGISIPAGFAQGLPVGLQLIGPKYSEETIYQAAAAFEATTDYHKQQPVIFGGDN
- the gatC gene encoding Asp-tRNA(Asn)/Glu-tRNA(Gln) amidotransferase subunit GatC, yielding MKITQEEVTHVANLSKLKFSPEETAEFATTLSKIVDMVELLEEVDTTGVAPTTTMADRKTVLRPDVAEKGTDRDRLFKNVPEKDNYYIKVPAILEDGGDA
- a CDS encoding glycosyltransferase encodes the protein MALELLLLPIKKSKIFIKDAENGYLVPYSETMDEDLLVSQMADKILFALESDLESMYQSSYDLAKHYLNQKC
- a CDS encoding glycosyltransferase, translated to MIPEFVQENRVLYLDCDMIFTQDLLPLFEVDLNGFGIRAVALAHQKEQNLHQRC